The following coding sequences lie in one Apium graveolens cultivar Ventura chromosome 3, ASM990537v1, whole genome shotgun sequence genomic window:
- the LOC141714313 gene encoding chaperone protein dnaJ 20, chloroplastic-like, which translates to MEVSLHLNANLKTVTLPCMPKSMKSGSWCKVSTKISCRVKEMKANYYEVLSLSSEDNIGFEEIKKAYRSKALEFHPDVCPPSNRVESTRRFVEIREAYDTLSDPESRRMYDHQMSLVHSLGGGHFYEDKRGEFSKKVWERQLSGLKKRSLDKLEKKKNATA; encoded by the coding sequence ATGGAAGTTTCTTTACATCTTAATGCAAATCTCAAAACTGTTACACTTCCTTGCATGCCAAAATCCATGAAAAGTGGCAGTTGGTGCAAGGTGAGTACAAAAATTTCATGCAGAGTGAAAGAAATGAAAGCCAACTATTATGAAGTACTTTCTTTAAGCTCAGAAGACAATATAGGGTTTGAAGAAATCAAGAAAGCATACAGAAGCAAGGCTCTGGAGTTTCATCCTGATGTTTGTCCTCCCTCGAATCGAGTTGAATCGACTCGAAGGTTCGTGGAAATACGAGAAGCATACGATACTCTCTCCGATCCTGAATCAAGGAGAATGTATGATCATCAGATGAGTTTAGTACATTCCCTTGGAGGTGGCCACTTTTATGAAGATAAAAGAGGAGAGTTCTCTAAGAAAGTGTGGGAAAGACAACTCAGTGGACTTAAAAAGCGGTCTCTTGATAAACTGGAGAAGAAGAAAAATGCAACCGCATAA